CGACCTGGCTCTTGATGTCGTCACCGACGATCGGCAGGCCCGCGTCCTCGAACTTCTTGGCCCACTCCGGGTCGGAGGCGATGAAGACCGGAAGCGCGTTGACGAACGCGCAGCCGGCGTCGATCGCGGCCTGGGCGTAGAACTTGTCGGCCTGCTCGGAGCCGACCGGCAGGTACGAGACCACCACGTCGACCTGCGCGTCGCGCAGCGCCTGGGCGACGTCGACGGGCTTGGCGTCGGACTCCTCGACGATCTCGCGGTAGTACTGGCCCAGACCGTCGAAGGTCGGACCGCGCTGCACGGTGACGCCGGTCGGCGGCACGTCGCAGAGCTTGATGGTGTTGTTCTCGCTGGCGACGATCGCCTCGGCGAGGTCCATGCCCACCTTCTTGGCGTCCACGTCGAACGCCGCGACGAACTGCACGTCCGAAACGTGGTAGTCGCCGAAGGTGACGTGCATGAGACCCGGGACGCGGTCGTTCGGGTCGGCGTTGCGGTAGTACTCCACGCCCTGCACGAGGGACGAGGCGCAGTTACCCACACCGACGATGGCGACGCGGACGGAGCCCATAGCGTCTGCCTCCTTCTTCTTCATCACGGCCGCTCTTTCCTGGACTCTCCAGGCGGAGGCGGGCTGTTGTCTTCTCGTCGGCCGCCGGCCGTCCCGGTTGACGGGACCGTCGGGGCACGGCCGGAGCGCTCGTTGGCGATGAGCTCCTCCAGCCAGCGGACCTCGCGCTCACAGGCGTCCAGGCCGTGGCGCTGCAGTTCCAGCGTGTAGGCGTCGAGCCGCTCGGCCGCCCGGCCGAGCACGTCGCGAAGCCCCTCGCGGCGTTCCTCGATCTTTCGCCGGCGACCCTCCAGGATGCGGAGTCGGGTCGCCTGGTCGGTCCGGGCGAAGAACGCGAAGTGCACGCCGAAACCCGTGTCGTCGTACGTCTCCGGCCCGGTCTGTGCGATCAGTTGAGCGAAGCGTTCCTTGCCCTCCGCGGTGATTTCGTAGACCACCCGACCCCGTCGGCTGGTCAGCGCGGGAACCTCCTCGACAGTGGCGGGTGCCTCCGCGGCCTCGGTGATCCAGCCCGCCGCCTGCAACCTGCGCAGCGTGGGATAGAGCGAGCCGTAGCTGATCGCCGCCCTGATCGCGCCGAGCTTGGCGGTCAGCTCCTTGCGCAGCTCGTAGCCGTGCATCGGAGACTCCTGCAGGAGGCCGAGGATGGCGAGCTCGAGCACGGGCCATCCTCTCTGTACCCTCTACGCGGAGCGGTAACCGCCGCGATGTATCGGACCGATACATCGCACGCTAGCGGATCGTCGTGATCAGGGCAAACCCCCGCTCCGAGGTTCTCCGGTCACGCATCGTCACCGTGGTCGCCCCGTCCGACGAGACCGCGTACCCTTCTCCGCATGCGTACGCAGCGCCAGGTGGTCGACTACTCGCTCCGGAAGCGAGCGGTGCTGCGTGAGCTCCTCGCGGGCCGGGTCGGCACGTACGACGTCTGCGACGCCTCGCCCTACCTGAAGAACGCCGCCCGCTTCCACGGCGAGCCGACCGACGAGCGGTGTCCGATCTGCCGAAGCGAGAACCTGACCCACGTCCACTACATTTACGGCGACGAACTCAAGCAGTCCGCCGGGCAGGCCCGGACACTGGCCGAGTTGCCGGTGCTGGCGATGACGGTGCGTGAGTTCCAGGTCTTCGTGGTGGAGGTGTGCCTCGGCTGCGACTGGAACCATCTCGTCGAGCAGTACCTGCTCGGCCGGGACGGGCTGACCGGGACCCCGGAGGGCGGGCAGGATCAGGACGCGGTGGGCGGCGCGGCCGCCTCGGGCAACGGTACGGGCAGTCGACGGAGGCGAGAGGCGCAACGGTGATCTTCGCTCGATCGGCCGACCCCGGCCAGCGCAGGCACGCCCGGGGAGACCGACGGATCGTTGGTCTGATTGGCCCGATTGATTCGCAAGTGGCACCGGTCGACCGGCACGCGCGTGCCGCCCTCGACGGGTGTCCCATCTCACGGCAAACCGGTGGCGGCGCAGTCGCGTCCCACCGCGACGGCAGGGTGTGAGGAATGAACTCGTACGGCGATTCCAGTTCCCCGCGCGGGCGGGCCCAGATTCCGGGCCAGCACGGCGACCCGGGCGGTGACGCCTCCGGGGGCGGCTGGTCGGCTGCACAGGAGGGTACGGCACCCGCGGGGCGCGCCTCGGTCGCGCCCCGGGCCGGCACCGGCGGACGGGCCTCGGTCGGCGGCTCGGCCGCCGTTCCGCCGCGCGGCAGTTCCGGTTCGGCGTCGGCGGCCGTTCCACCGCGTGCCGGCTCGGCCCCGGTGGGCTCCGCCTCGGTGGGTTCGGCCTCCGTCGGTCGGGCGGTGCCGGGCCGGGCCTCCGTGCCGGTCTCTCCGGCGCCCGGCGCGGGCCGGGCGGCGGGCGCCGGTCGCGCGTCGGTGCCGGTCTCCCCGGCGGCCGGCGGGCCGGCCGGTCGTGCCTCGGTGGGCTCCGCCGCCGTCGGCGCCGCACCGGCCGGACGAGCCAGCCTCGGGTCGGCGGCCGTCGGCGGCGTCAGCGGCCGGGCCTCGGCCCGGGCGAGCGTCTCCCCGGCCGCAGGCGGCCCTGGTGGGCCCGGCGGGCCGACCGGCCCCGGCCGGCGTGCGCGCGGGGCGGGTGATCCGGCCGGCGCGTCGCGGGCGAAGAAGCGCAAGCGGGTCAACATGCTGATCGCCGCCTTCGCCGTGTTCATCATGCTCGCCGGGCTCGGCGTCGTC
The nucleotide sequence above comes from Micromonospora sp. M71_S20. Encoded proteins:
- a CDS encoding PadR family transcriptional regulator encodes the protein MLELAILGLLQESPMHGYELRKELTAKLGAIRAAISYGSLYPTLRRLQAAGWITEAAEAPATVEEVPALTSRRGRVVYEITAEGKERFAQLIAQTGPETYDDTGFGVHFAFFARTDQATRLRILEGRRRKIEERREGLRDVLGRAAERLDAYTLELQRHGLDACEREVRWLEELIANERSGRAPTVPSTGTAGGRREDNSPPPPGESRKERP
- a CDS encoding inositol-3-phosphate synthase, translating into MGSVRVAIVGVGNCASSLVQGVEYYRNADPNDRVPGLMHVTFGDYHVSDVQFVAAFDVDAKKVGMDLAEAIVASENNTIKLCDVPPTGVTVQRGPTFDGLGQYYREIVEESDAKPVDVAQALRDAQVDVVVSYLPVGSEQADKFYAQAAIDAGCAFVNALPVFIASDPEWAKKFEDAGLPIVGDDIKSQVGATIVHRALAKLFEDRGVELLRTYQLNFGGNMDFMNMLERNRLVSKKISKTQSVTSQIPHEMSKSDVHIGPSDHVPWLDDRKWAYIRLEGRSFGDTPLNAELKLEVWDSPNSAGVIIDAVRAAKIALDRKIGGPILSASSYFMKSPPVQYADHDAHAAVEAFIAGDVER
- a CDS encoding DUF5318 domain-containing protein, which translates into the protein MRTQRQVVDYSLRKRAVLRELLAGRVGTYDVCDASPYLKNAARFHGEPTDERCPICRSENLTHVHYIYGDELKQSAGQARTLAELPVLAMTVREFQVFVVEVCLGCDWNHLVEQYLLGRDGLTGTPEGGQDQDAVGGAAASGNGTGSRRRREAQR